A DNA window from Hordeum vulgare subsp. vulgare chromosome 1H, MorexV3_pseudomolecules_assembly, whole genome shotgun sequence contains the following coding sequences:
- the LOC123417704 gene encoding non-classical arabinogalactan protein 31-like, protein MVSVSFKIHGAGVTTVAVLLLGSLLLFSDASMDEPAAYKHVAPAPSPLSYPPTPAPSKPIHPVIIVQGIVYCKSCKLRGYNAGMDASPLPNATAKLVCYGSKGGYRVLNMTSTATDENGYFLAMVYDLAMFSRRSCRVYLRTSPTPLCDAPFLPADASLGIVLKREEVKPSSPEGVRGVYSARTALMYAPRKGAKCPAYY, encoded by the exons ATGGTGTCCGTCAGCTTCAAGATCCACGGAGCCGGGGTGACAACCGTTGCAGTGCTCCTCCTTGGCTCCCTCCTTCTCTTTTCCGATGCGTCCATGGACGAGCCGGCTGCTTACAAGCACGTCGCTCCAGCTCCGTCGCCCTTGTCCTACCCCCCGACGCCGGCACCATCCAAGCCGATCCACCCGGTGATCATCGTCCAGGGCATCGTCTACTGCAAGTCCTGCAAGCTCCGCGGCTACAACGCCGGCATGGACGCCTCGCCTCTCCCCA ACGCGACGGCGAAGTTGGTGTGCTACGGGAGCAAGGGAGGGTACAGGGTGCTGAACATGACGAGCACGGCGACGGACGAGAACGGCTACTTCCTGGCCATGGTGTACGACCTGGCCATGTTCAGCCGGCGCAGCTGCCGGGTGTACCTCCGCACCTCGCCCACGCCGCTCTGCGACGCGCCCTTCCTCCCGGCCGACGCCTCGCTGGGGATCGTCCTCAAGAGGGAGGAGGTGAAGCCGTCGTCGCCGGAGGGCGTGCGCGGCGTCTACAGCGCCAGGACCGCGCTCATGTACGCGCCGCGCAAGGGCGCCAAGTGCCCGGCCTACTACTGA